ATCGAGGCGCGCCGCAACGGGGTGCTGATTGCCTTTGAAGAAGGGGTAGCCACCTTCTATGCTCTCAAGAATGCTGAGGACCGCGGGATATTCTTTATCACCCCTGGTACCAAGGTTTACAAGGGTATGATTGTCGGCGAACACAACCGCAACCAGGATCTCGACCTCAACATCTGCAAGAGCAAGCAGCTCACCAACCACCGAGCCGCTGGCGGCGACGAACTAGTACAGCTGCAAACCCCTGTAGATATGAGCCTGGAGCGTGCTCTTGAGTACATTGGCCCAGACGAACTGGTGGAAATCACGCCTGAGTCTATCCGGCTGCGCAAGCTGTCTAAGAAGCTGGCCAAGCGCTAAGTCGATGGTATGACAGCTCGCCATAGAGCTGCTCAAAAGCTAAGAGGTCTGGACGAATACCTCAGCCCAGCTGAAGTATTTGCTTAGCCTTACCAAAAGCGTCTACATCTCGCCTGCCCTTTTTAGCAGAGCGCTAGGATGTAGACGCTTTTGGTTTGTAAAAACGCTGGGCTGTCGAAGTGGCTGGGTACGCTGAAACGTAACGACAGCGGCACGCTATAGGGGAAACAGGTTTGAAACGGTTTACGCAGTGGCTAGAGCATCGCTGGGTCAACCCAGCCTATGTAGGTTGGATATTGCTGGGGCTGGCGCTGTTCTTTTTTGCGGCGGCCACTAATACCTTGGCGGGCTGGCTATATGTGATTAGTGGAGTGATGCTGGCGCTGCTGCTGATCGCGGCAGTGCTACCACCTCGGAACTTGCAAGGACTTGTGGTGACGCGATCGCCCATTGCCCCCGTCACCGCTGGGGCACCGTTGGATATTGAGCTGAGGGTTCGCAATACTCAGCGCCAGAGTAAAGGGCTGTTTCAAATTATCGACCCTGTGCCCTCGCGGCTGGGGGCCGTGGCGACACATGCCGTGGGCGCGCTGCCCCCAGGGCAAAGCCACACCTGGCGGTATGCAGTGCCAACCACGCGGCGAGGCGTCTACCGCTGGTCAACGATAGATCTGCGCACAGCGGCCCCCCTGGGTTTGTTCTGGTGTCGGCGCACAATGCCCGCTCCTGCCACAGCCGTGGTCTATCCCCAGGTGTTGCCCCTGAAGCGCTGCCCTCTACTGGATACTGTCGGCCAGCGCCAGGGTCAGCACTGGCGCTACAGCCCGCTAGCCAAGGCTGACACCCAGGGAGTAACGCGATCGCTGCGCCCCTACCGCTGGGGCGATCCAACCCGGCTGATCCACTGGCGCACCAGCGCTCGCTACGGCGAACTGCGGGTGCGCGAGCTAGAAAGCATCACCACCAGTCGAGAAGTTTTGATTGCCCTCAACACCACCGCACGCTGGAATGAGGAGAGCTTTGAGCAAGCGGTAGTAGCGGCAGCATCGCTCTATAACTACGCCTTAAAGCAGGGGTTTGCCGCAGCCCTGTGGGTTCCCCAAGTAAACACCCTGCGCGACTCAGCCCGAGTGATGCACGCTCTGGCTGAAGTGAACCCTGATCCAGGCCACGAGCTGCGAAGCGTAAAGTCTAGGGCATCCCAGAAGCGGGAGTCGACCTGGGACGAGGATTCAGGCCAAAATCGCGCTATTACTCTGCCTCAAGTAACAACAATTTGGCTCACCGCTGCTGGAGCCCAAACCGTTAGCCTCGCTGCTGGCAGTCGACAATTGATTTGGGGCAACGGCGATCGCAACGCTACTTCGGCAGATATGCTAAGCACGCTTCAAATGGATCCAAGTCTTCCTCTGGAACCGCAGCTACAGGCTAATTTAGCGGCTAGATAAATGTGGAGTGGCTGTGGCGGCATTGCGCAAAAAATTGGCAAAAAAAAGGAGAGCTCAAACGGCTCTCCCTACCATCAGGGTGCATCTAGTATCATGTTAGCCCAAAAATTGCATGGGGGGTAAGACCCCTTATTGAATTTTTTCAATATTTCTAGGGCATATCATTGATTGAGTTTTTGGCTAAGCAGCTGATTGCTCAACTTTGGATCTACTCTGCCGCCGCTACGCTTCATTAGCTGACCCACAAAGAAGCCTTGAAGCTTTTTCTTACCGCCGCGATAGGCCTCTAGCTCTTCGGGATGGGCTGCCAACACTTCGTCGATCATGGCCTCGATCTGCGCAGGGTCAGAAATCTGGCTGAGGCCTCGCGCTTCCACTAGGGCTTTAGGAGAGCCGCCCTGGGTCAGCAGCTCAGGTAGCAAGTCTTTGCCGATTTTGTTGCTGATAGTGCCCGCCGCGATCAGCTGCACTAGCTCGGCTAGGGCAACAGGGGTTAGGGGCAGCGCATCAATGGATACTCGCTCGGTGTTGAGATAGGCGGCAATGTCTTGGGTAATCCAGTTGGCGGTGAGTTTGGGGTCAGCACCAGCCGCCATCGCCGCTTCGAAGTATTCCGTGATGGCGCGCTCGTCGCTCAGCACGCGGGCATCGTAGGGAGAGAGGCCAAACTCAGACTCGTAGCGATCGCGCTTTTGAGCCGGTAACTCGGGCAGTTCCGCCAGCCAGCCCTCTTTTTGCTCTGCTGACACCACGATGGGCGGCAGGTCAGGTTCAGGGAAATAGCGGTAGTCACTAGAGCCTTCCTTAGAGCGCATGCTCTTGGTGCGCTGGCTGCTTTCGTCCCACAGGCGAGTTTCTTGAATGATTTTCTCGCCGGTTTGGTTAGCTTTGATTTGCCGATCGATTTCGTACTCGATCGCTTTTTGAATGGCGCTAAAGGAGTTCATATTTTTGATCTCCACCTTGGTGCCAAACTCCTCTTGGCCCACTGGCCGCACGGAGATATTGACATCACAACGCAGAGAACCCTCCTGCATGTTGCCGTCGCTAATGCCCAGGTAGCGCACAATGCGGCGTAGCTCTTGGGCGTATTCGGCAGCTTCTTGGCCGGTGCGAATATCGGGCTCGGAGACAATTTCGATCAGGGGAACGCCGGCTCGGTTGTAATCAACCAGGGAGTAGGTGGAGCCAGCTAGGCGATCGCTGCCTGCGTGCACCAGTTTGCCCGCATCCTCTTCCATGTGCAGGCGGGTGATGCCGATACGCTTGCGGGTGGCTTCTTTAGTCTTTTTGTCGATCAGCTCGATCTCAAGCCAGCCGTGCTCAGCAATGGGCAGGTCGTACTGAGAAATTTGGTAGTTCTTAGGCAGGTCGGGGTAGAAATACTGCTTGCGATCGAACTTAGAGTAGGGTGCGATCTGGCAATTTAGGGCTAACCCAGCCTTGACGGCATACTCCAGCACACGTTGATTGAGCACCGGCAGCACCCCCGGCATGCCCACCACGATAGGGTCGATGTAGGTGTTAGGGTCGGCCCCAAAGGCTGTAGAGGCTGGGGAAAAGATTTTGGTTTCGGTACACAACTGACAGTGGGTTTCGAGGCCAATGATGGCTTCGTACTGAGTTTTAGCGGGCTGAGTTTTGGCGGGGGCCGCAGTGGTCATAAACCGCTCCAACGGGGAATTGCATTCTTAGAGTAACTATTGTAGCCCTGACGGGGTAGGTGGAGGGGTGGGGGAGTAGGGGGTAAGGGAGTGGAAGGGTGAGGGGTGGGGAGTGGTCATAGCAGATAACCTAGGATCATACCGATGAGAAGGACGAAGCCGAGTTGGACGTTCTGCCGAAAAATCTGCCCGTAGAGGTTGAGCGGTGGCTTGTAGCGGCTGAGCAGGTAAGACTGGCGCGACCACACGATTAGCGCAGCGGCCAGCCCCAGCCAGTAGGGAAACGCGAGGAACAGCAGCAGGCCTAGCCAAATTAAAAGCAGCCATGCGCCGAAGAAGCAGAAGCCAATGAACTGGGGGGTGTAGTCGCCAAAGAATAGGGCAGCGGAGTTGACACCCAAGCGGCGATCGTCGTCGCGATCGGGGATGGCGTAGACGGTATCGAAGCTTAGAGTCCATAGCACCACGGCCAGCCAGAGAATCCACACCGGTAGATCTAAGTTATTAGTGACCGCTGCCCAGGGAATCAGCACCGCAAACCCCCAGGCGAGAGACAGCACCAGCTGCGGCACCGGAAACACGCGCTTTGCCAGGGGATAGAGCAAGATAAACGGCACGGCCAGCACGCACAGCCAAAAGCTGAGGGCATTGAGGTAGAGAGACAGGCCGTAGGCGCAGAGGAGGGACACCAACAGGACTCCGATCCCCACTTGCACGGACAA
This sequence is a window from Leptolyngbya subtilissima AS-A7. Protein-coding genes within it:
- a CDS encoding DUF58 domain-containing protein, which codes for MKRFTQWLEHRWVNPAYVGWILLGLALFFFAAATNTLAGWLYVISGVMLALLLIAAVLPPRNLQGLVVTRSPIAPVTAGAPLDIELRVRNTQRQSKGLFQIIDPVPSRLGAVATHAVGALPPGQSHTWRYAVPTTRRGVYRWSTIDLRTAAPLGLFWCRRTMPAPATAVVYPQVLPLKRCPLLDTVGQRQGQHWRYSPLAKADTQGVTRSLRPYRWGDPTRLIHWRTSARYGELRVRELESITTSREVLIALNTTARWNEESFEQAVVAAASLYNYALKQGFAAALWVPQVNTLRDSARVMHALAEVNPDPGHELRSVKSRASQKRESTWDEDSGQNRAITLPQVTTIWLTAAGAQTVSLAAGSRQLIWGNGDRNATSADMLSTLQMDPSLPLEPQLQANLAAR
- the gatB gene encoding Asp-tRNA(Asn)/Glu-tRNA(Gln) amidotransferase subunit GatB, giving the protein MTTAAPAKTQPAKTQYEAIIGLETHCQLCTETKIFSPASTAFGADPNTYIDPIVVGMPGVLPVLNQRVLEYAVKAGLALNCQIAPYSKFDRKQYFYPDLPKNYQISQYDLPIAEHGWLEIELIDKKTKEATRKRIGITRLHMEEDAGKLVHAGSDRLAGSTYSLVDYNRAGVPLIEIVSEPDIRTGQEAAEYAQELRRIVRYLGISDGNMQEGSLRCDVNISVRPVGQEEFGTKVEIKNMNSFSAIQKAIEYEIDRQIKANQTGEKIIQETRLWDESSQRTKSMRSKEGSSDYRYFPEPDLPPIVVSAEQKEGWLAELPELPAQKRDRYESEFGLSPYDARVLSDERAITEYFEAAMAAGADPKLTANWITQDIAAYLNTERVSIDALPLTPVALAELVQLIAAGTISNKIGKDLLPELLTQGGSPKALVEARGLSQISDPAQIEAMIDEVLAAHPEELEAYRGGKKKLQGFFVGQLMKRSGGRVDPKLSNQLLSQKLNQ
- a CDS encoding 4-hydroxybenzoate solanesyltransferase, producing the protein MASPSTRPEPSTLDAIIRLLRWDKPTGRLILMIPALWSVVLAAEGSPPLPLVGVIILGTLATSAAGCVVNDLWDRNIDPHVARTRTRPLAARDLSVQVGIGVLLVSLLCAYGLSLYLNALSFWLCVLAVPFILLYPLAKRVFPVPQLVLSLAWGFAVLIPWAAVTNNLDLPVWILWLAVVLWTLSFDTVYAIPDRDDDRRLGVNSAALFFGDYTPQFIGFCFFGAWLLLIWLGLLLFLAFPYWLGLAAALIVWSRQSYLLSRYKPPLNLYGQIFRQNVQLGFVLLIGMILGYLL